The Mucilaginibacter yixingensis genome window below encodes:
- a CDS encoding DUF3291 domain-containing protein: MSLTIVRYRKALVPFALLAMAVHRLPLRLQKGCTFWKLMGSGRKGTFDLNPDWQQWALLAVWNQQDDFERFYQSSFVSKWWQKLTTEQWTILCEPLQSHGKWDNKEPFKKPTETEGYGDPIAVLTRATIRFNRLKNFWANVDGVAQIMSDAPGYIMSVGIGEAPVYRQATFSIWQSVDDVKNFAYRSREHGEVIKKTRDENWYSEELFARFKILETRGTLHGADPLHGLIQNTNQQ, encoded by the coding sequence ATGAGTTTGACCATCGTTCGTTACCGAAAGGCGCTTGTACCCTTCGCACTGCTGGCCATGGCGGTGCATAGATTACCGCTCAGGCTCCAAAAAGGCTGCACGTTCTGGAAACTGATGGGCAGCGGACGCAAGGGTACATTTGATCTCAATCCCGACTGGCAGCAATGGGCACTACTGGCCGTTTGGAATCAACAAGATGATTTCGAGCGATTCTATCAATCTTCGTTCGTCAGCAAATGGTGGCAAAAACTAACCACCGAACAGTGGACCATCTTATGCGAACCACTACAAAGCCACGGTAAATGGGATAACAAAGAACCATTCAAAAAACCAACTGAAACGGAAGGATATGGAGACCCTATAGCAGTACTCACCCGCGCCACTATCCGTTTTAACCGACTGAAAAACTTTTGGGCCAATGTTGATGGCGTGGCCCAAATAATGAGTGATGCCCCGGGCTATATCATGTCTGTAGGCATTGGCGAAGCCCCTGTTTATAGGCAAGCCACTTTCTCTATCTGGCAAAGCGTAGACGATGTAAAAAACTTTGCCTACCGCTCCCGCGAACATGGTGAAGTAATCAAAAAAACAAGAGACGAAAACTGGTATAGCGAAGAACTTTTCGCCCGGTTTAAAATACTAGAAACACGAGGCACACTGCATGGAGCCGATCCACTGCATGGCCTTATCCAAAACACAAACCAGCAATGA
- a CDS encoding diphthine--ammonia ligase → MKHKAIFNWSGGKDSALALYHCLRNPDIEIKYLLTTVNDAVNRISMHGVREELLLRQAEEIGIPLYQVRLPEMPDMKTYDDTMRRHLDHLKGEGITHSIFGDIFLQDLKNYRDQRLAEAGLSGIYPLWQRDTHELINEFLDLGFGTVIACTQERLGEFAGRELSRELIASLPADVDVCGENGEFHTYAFKGPIFKNEIKYSVGEKVFKTYKAPKSADDTCNGSAVDASKLSGFWYADLLPA, encoded by the coding sequence TTGAAACACAAAGCTATATTTAACTGGAGCGGCGGTAAGGATAGCGCATTGGCGTTATACCACTGCCTGCGCAATCCTGACATAGAAATAAAATATCTGCTCACAACGGTGAACGATGCGGTGAATCGTATTTCTATGCACGGTGTACGCGAGGAATTATTGTTGAGGCAGGCCGAAGAAATAGGTATTCCCTTATACCAGGTGCGCCTGCCGGAAATGCCTGATATGAAAACGTATGACGATACGATGCGCCGCCACCTGGATCATTTGAAAGGCGAGGGTATTACGCATTCTATCTTTGGCGATATCTTTCTGCAAGACCTCAAAAACTACCGCGATCAGCGCCTGGCCGAAGCAGGCCTCTCAGGTATTTATCCGCTCTGGCAACGGGATACCCATGAGTTGATAAATGAGTTTCTAGATCTAGGCTTTGGTACCGTTATTGCCTGTACCCAGGAGCGCCTAGGTGAATTTGCGGGCCGAGAGTTGAGTCGGGAACTGATTGCCTCGCTGCCTGCTGACGTTGATGTTTGCGGCGAGAACGGCGAGTTTCATACCTATGCTTTTAAAGGTCCCATCTTTAAAAATGAAATAAAATATAGCGTAGGCGAGAAGGTGTTTAAGACTTACAAAGCACCCAAAAGTGCAGATGATACCTGCAACGGATCTGCCGTAGACGCAAGCAAATTAAGCGGTTTCTGGTACGCTGATCTATTGCCCGCCTAG